The following coding sequences lie in one Miscanthus floridulus cultivar M001 chromosome 9, ASM1932011v1, whole genome shotgun sequence genomic window:
- the LOC136480301 gene encoding secreted RxLR effector protein 161-like, producing the protein MEERLKLTKASTVAKVDATLYRSIVGGLSYLIHTRPDIAFAVGYVSRFIEDPREDHWATVKRLLRYVKGTVDHGIIYLKTGESRLQLTVFSDADMARDIDRRWSTSGMLVFLGSAPISWLSLKQKQGKATPNWPPTMIL; encoded by the exons atggaggagcggctaaaactgacgaaggccagtaccgtggcgaaggtggatgcaacactctaccggagcatcgtcggcggtctaaGCTACCTaatccacacgaggccggacattgcgttcgccgtgggctacgtcagtcgcttcatagaggatcccagagaggatcactgggctacggtgaagcggctactgcgctacgtcaaggggacagtggatcatgggatcatctacCTAAAGACCGGCGAGAGTAGGCTgcaactcactgtgttcagcgatgcagacatggcgaggGACATCGACAGACGAtggagcacctctggcatgcttgtcttcctcgggtcggccccaatttcatggctgtcgctgaaacagaag caaggg
- the LOC136480300 gene encoding transcription factor MYB16-like, translating into MTSAVLAGGRRSQRASRKRTDSEIKNYWNTHLKKRLAKMGIDPVTHKPRSDALGTGGGGPGGGAAGAQHAEGHTAQWESARLEAEARTRSLPPPPPLRPSRRRHRYPDPPRRTSSTRRRPR; encoded by the coding sequence ATGACGTCCGCCGTGCTTGCAGGTGGCCGGCGATCGCAACGCGCGTCCCGAAAGCGCACCGACAGCGAGATCAAGAACTACTGGAACACGCACCTCAAGAAGCGGCTGGCCAAGATGGGCATCGACCCGGTCACGCACAAGCCGCGCTCCGACGCGCTCGGGACAGGCGGAGGAGGGCCCGGCGGCGGTGCCGCGGGCGCGCAGCACGCCGAGGGCCACACGGCGCAGTGGGAGAGCGCGAGGCTCGAGGCCGAGGCGCGCACGCGCtcgctgcctccgcctccgcctctgcGTCCGTCTCGGCGCCGCCACAGATACCCGGATCCGCCGCGGCGCACCAGCTCGACTCGCCGACGTCCACGTTGA